In a genomic window of Lates calcarifer isolate ASB-BC8 unplaced genomic scaffold, TLL_Latcal_v3 _unitig_957_quiver_1491, whole genome shotgun sequence:
- the LOC108880544 gene encoding arylsulfatase I produces the protein MRGRICSVFFLVIVVTLLSGLSCLCEALPSNQSVGPRPPHLIFIMVDDQGYGDIGYHGSDIHTPVLDQLAAEGVKLENYYVQPICSPSRSQLMTGRYQIHTGLQHSIIRPRQPLCLPPHIPTLPERLVEAGYATHMVGKWHLGFCRPSCLPTGRGFQSFLGTLTGSGDHFSYQSCDGAEACGFDLHDGVRPAWEMTGNYSTLLYIERVKQILRNHDPHKPLFLYLSLQAAHTPLQVPDNFLHYYDSQGNRLRRHYAAMLSCLDDGVGEVVRELKTSGLYQNSVLIYSSDNGGQPLSGGSNWPLRGGKGTYWEGGIRAVGFVHSPLLKKKGVVSRALIHVSDWYPTLLGLAGALQSDRGLDGHNVWGAISEDLPCPRTEILFNIDPVSRKPGEPYDKALVLNGFGIWDTAVRAAIRAGDWKLLTGNVGDGDWIPPQALPVGPERWQKLEKRRNELGKSVWLFNVTSDPYERSDLAEARPEVVKHLLTRLAEYNQTAVMARNPPDDPMADPELHGGVWSPWLGLEGQEGDSVEEDGRKERMMKIKHCRVCKLKALFKKVGSRLERNTLFF, from the exons ATGAGGGGAAgaatctgctctgtgtttttcctggtGATTGTAGTGACCTTGCTCAGTGGCCTTAGCTGCCTCTGTGAGGCATTACCTTCAAATCAAAGTGTCGGGCCCAGGCCTCCTCACCTTATCTTTATCATGGTGGATGACCAGGGTTATGGAGATATTGGCTACCATGGCTCAGACATCCACACTCCTGTGTTGGACCAGCTGGCAGCAGAAGGGGTCAAACTTGAAAATTATTATGTCCAGCCTATCTGCTCTCCATCTCGCAGTCAACTCATGACAGGGCG cTACCAAATTCACACTGGACTCCAGCATTCAATCATCCGACCACGCCAGCCCCTCTGCCTGCCCCCGCACATTCCCACCCTACCGGAGCGACTGGTTGAGGCTGGATATGCAACACACATGGTGGGTAAATGGCACCTGGGATTCTGTAGACCGAGCTGCCTACCCACAGGACGTGGCTTTCAGAGTTTCCTGGGCACGCTGACTGGAAGCGGGGACCACTTCTCCTATCAGAGCTGCGATGGGGCTGAAGCTTGTGGGTTTGATCTGCATGACGGAGTCAGGCCTGCCTGGGAGATGACGGGCAACTACTCCACACTGCTTTACATAGAGAG AGTGAAGCAAATCCTGAGGAACCATGACCCCCATAAACCCCTATTCCTCTATCTGTCCCTTCAGGCCGCCCATACACCCTTACAGGTACCAGATAATTTTCTGCATTACTATGACTCCCAGGGCAATCGTCTCAGGCGTCATTACGCAGCCATGTTGAGCTGCCTGGATGATGGGGTTGGAGAAGTGGTCCGGGAACTGAAGACCAGTGGGCTCTATCAAAACTCAGTACTGATCTACTCATCTGATAATGGTGGGCAGCCGCTCTCTGGAGGAAGTAACTGGCCTCTGAGAGGTGGCAAAGGGACCTACTGGGAAGGGGGCATCAGGGCTGTGGGCTTTGTCCATAGTCCCCTCCTGAAGAAGAAGGGTGTAGTCAGCAGAGCACTGATCCACGTCTCTGACTGGTACCCCACATTACTGGGGCTGGCCGGGGCTCTGCAGTCCGACCGCGGCCTTGACGGCCACAATGTTTGGGGTGCTATCAGCGAGGACCTACCCTGTCCTCGCACTGAAATCCTTTTCAACATTGACCCAGTCTCCAGGAAGCCCGGGGAGCCATATGACAAGGCGTTGGTACTCAACGGGTTTGGGATATGGGACACAGCCGTAAGGGCTGCAATAAGGGCAGGGGACTGGAAGCTACTTACAGGAAATGTAGGCGACGGGGACTGGATACCACCACAGGCTCTTCCCGTTGGTCCAGAACGGTGGCAGAAACTCGAGAAGCGGCGCAATGAGCTGGGGAAGTCAGTTTGGCTGTTTAATGTCACCTCTGACCCCTATGAGAGGTCAGACCTGGCGGAGGCTCGTCCAGAGGTGGTGAAACATCTGCTGACCAGGCTGGCAGAGTACAACCAGACAGCTGTGATGGCCAGGAATCCACCAGACGATCCTATGGCTGACCCTGAGCTCCATGGAGGGGTGTGGAGCCCATGGCTGGGCCTGGAGGGACAAGAGGGGGATAGTGTAGAGGAGGATGGCAGGAAAGAAAGGATGATGAAGATTAAGCACTGCAGAGTATGTAAATTAAAAGCTCTCTTCAAGAAGGTTGGATCACGTCTGGAGAGGAACACCCTGTTCTTCTAA